caaaTAACCATATCATTAGAGAGTGATATTCCATCCACGCTGGATATTCCGacaatattcatatttataaccATTCACATTAAAGCTTCCAAagaagtatttatatttgtacaattaaataGGCTATAATGCTTACACAAACTGTGCGCGGcttcaattttattcactCCCTGTGATACGGTGCCGTTCAATGGCTCACTAATACATAGTTCTCTCTGTAAGATAAatgaatcaaaataaattggaaaGAAATTACGTCTCTGAAGTTGAACGTCTGATCTGTAAAACCAGAACTGCttcaaattaattctttttcttctattgCATCTTTTtgcatctctctcttttcgaTTGTTAATTTGAAGCTTGTGTAAGGATGATTCAAAACAATCTGATGTCTTTGAAATGTCATATTCATCGTCCTTTGAaaacgatttttccttttgcaaaaactaagcttcggacgaAATTTTGCAAAGGGAAAAATTATCTTAGAAATCGCTCAAGACATTTCAAGAACGTCAAGATTGTTTTGAATCACTCTGTATACACTTTTGCAATTACtattacattttcattaaggattatcttcaattttctgTTTGCAAAATGTACATACGCATGAATGTTTCGATAAGTGCTTTCTATTTTGATTCTCTTATTTATCCAAAATCTGATTTAACTAACTTTGTTTACGCATGTCGCATGAATTCTTCTAAAGAAGTGCTTTTTTCTTAGTTCCAGATTACATCTGAAAAGGATCTTAAGAAATAGGTACGAATAGATTAGACAGACAAGAGCGTCGAGCACTTTTCTCCATACACATCGCTATGTCTTTTCTTCCAGTATTCGATTTTATTGAGTATTAAACAGCTTGGACGGAAACTGTCGGAAAGGTGCAGTGAAATCCGTAGACGAGAGTGCTCGGTGCGCTCTGATTATAACTGTGAGTGCAGACACACATTGTACATTGTTAAGAAATCTATCTGTtcgtgtgtatatatattgtactggtgttcgaaaatttttcagaCGATTCATTAGTTTCCACTGTTCGAAATGCTCGAATCTCTTTTCCAATTCGAACCGTTCGAACAGATcgaacgtatatatatatatatatatatatatatatctccaTATCTTTTGTCCTCAACATACACTGTGCTAGCAGTTGCAGCTCTCACATAGAATTTTACGCAACAATCAAAAACACGAACTTCAAGCTTAAAATATCACAAACTAATATAGGATTAACTTGATCACACCAATTTGTGTTCCAAGCAGAAAATCACGTAAATAAACTGTTTTACTCGCGAGCACTTGCGCTTCTCACGATTCTTCCTCATTGTCTCTTTGAATTCACGCCAGGATGCCTTATGCGTGGGATTTTTCGGACCCCACTCAGACGAAGGGCTAAAGGCTGCCTTCAACATCTGCAGACAACAAATTTAAGCATTCAAAATCACGTTCAAATAGGATTGAACTCGGTCGATTCTCACTTTCtcatatttatactttttttttctagtaaATATACTCAGCGATTACCTTGGATAGTCCTAAATTTCTTTTCGACAGTATGATGTAAATCATCCAGAATGGCACCTGAAGCGCACCGAAGGCGAATAATATCCAGCCGGCAACTGCAATTCCATTTTCCATTAAGTAAATCTAATTCACAGCAAACTATATTCAGCGAAATTATACATAGAACTTCGAGAATCTAGCTTAATTcgatttttataatcacaaagaCAAGCTTCTACTGAAAAGGATGACGAAAAAAGCCTGAAAGCATGGGATGAAAGGATTCTTTTCGACATAGAGATCATTTTGCGCCTTCAGCCGATGCCGACTATCCCTTTCACTCGCTGCACAGTCGCTGGACAACTGGTGTTATCCAGTGCGATTAGTAATTAAGCCTTTCATCTATTCCGTGACCTCAAAGTGGGTCAGCACATTAAACACGCGCTTTTATATCGCTAAATTTTCGCACCACACGCATCAAGGAATGTATATTCAAACTTTCACACTCCTTTTGTGAAGTAACTTTACAAAATCTACAAAGAGGATGTCTTTTCCAAAAGGAATACAAACGAACAAATACCAACCGTACGCGGTAAACGGATAGAATATGTCGCCGTAAGTCAACGGCTTTAAATTGATAACGCTGTAAATGAGAATTCCTGCGAGTAAAAGCGGCGTGATTATCACCCAGCAGACTCTCCAGTAGACCGACGGCCGTTTCCGCAACATATACTCGACGTCGTCCAGAAAGTTCTCCAGCCCGTACACCCAAAATATGCCGCTCACTTCCAGCGTGGCCaggaaaaagatgataaacgATCCTGCGTAGAAATCCACCAGACTTAACAAGAACTGGCCACCCTGCACATATGTATAATCGATGTTTACTTTTACGTGtaagaaatatcaatttcaaGTGAAAAGAGTAAATAAGAGCCGTTGATGGACGAGCAAAATCAGATAAATCTggtttattataagaaatatattcatcGAACGTTTCGATCACTAATCGGGCTTTCATCGATGAAACAAAATCCTCGGAGCAAGAGTAGAATTACAGGAAAAGGCTTTTGTTTGCTCTTCTCACTTTGGATCTCGTACTcgagaattttattctacttCGGTTTCTGGATATGAAAAGTCTACGAATTTCGCGTGTgaagaaaagtttaaaatcaaattcaaagtagatccatttttaaatgcagCATTGCGATTATTTACCGGCGTGCAATAAAGAGTGCCGATGGAGAAGCCGAATACGGCTGTTCCAAGAGCCACGTGCCAGTATTTCCACGTCGGAAATTGATCGCATATGACAGTGTTAATGGCACCGATGTTCGCAACGGCGCTGCCAATTCCCAGAACGTATAACATTAGGAAGAAGAGCACCGAGAACAGCTGAAAGCAAAATAGTTAAatgtttctgtaaaataaacttCTTAAACAGCTAATTTTAGATACAATGTTATTGTAAAGTACATTGAACATCCTGATACTCGGCAAGtggaataaattaaactaaagATTCAATTTGACTTGATTTTCGAGTCGGAGAATCCTTCGTTCAAGATTACAAATTGCAAAGTATCCTCTATTATCATTCATCGTCGCAATTATATTCTTGTATTTGTGCACGGATAATGATCTTTACTTGAGGCAGGAAACTGAATTTTGCTATAGCGTCCGGATAGGAGATGAAAGCAAGGCCAGTTCCGCTGCGTACAACGCTGCTAATGTCATCGGTGCCAATTTCGTGCGCCAGATTGCCGAGTATGCCAAAAATGGTGAAGCCCGCTATCAGACTCGTTAATGTGTCGAGTGTGGTCACAACTATGACGTCTCTGAAGAAACAAACAAGTTGATGAACAAATCGATCCTCCCGAGTCTACGCGCGTCTACGCGAAACAAAGCTCCGTTGTTTAGGAAAGGAAGTAAACCTGTAAATATTGTGGTTGAAGTCGTTGTAAGATGAGTACATGACTACACCGCCGAAGCAGACGGACAGTGAAAAGAAGCACTGCGTGACGGCGGCGTACCAGACATCTGGCTCGAACAGCTTCTCCCAGTTGGGCTTAATGAAG
Above is a genomic segment from Linepithema humile isolate Giens D197 chromosome 6, Lhum_UNIL_v1.0, whole genome shotgun sequence containing:
- the LOC105679919 gene encoding sodium-dependent nutrient amino acid transporter 1 → MEKDGRDNPAFVADSHHTNKEKNLKQILGTNNDGSNCDYQTPSNKKLKPLSLLLPEEMIIAEKGKKRATWGNGIEFLLSCIAMSIGLGNIWRFPFTAYENGGGAFLIPYILVLFLVGKPFYYLEMIMGQFSSSSSVKIWHAVPGLQGVGWAQIYSLTAVSTYYCSLMALTLFYLLQSFASQLPWSRCLIEWGDNCVDSSKADNTTVRNSSVMRSSAELYFSKGVLDEKENIEDGVGLPNWQLTICLLIAWGCICGVLARGVKTSGKAAYFLAIFPYIVMICLLIKAATLEGAINGIVFFIKPNWEKLFEPDVWYAAVTQCFFSLSVCFGGVVMYSSYNDFNHNIYRDVIVVTTLDTLTSLIAGFTIFGILGNLAHEIGTDDISSVVRSGTGLAFISYPDAIAKFSFLPQLFSVLFFLMLYVLGIGSAVANIGAINTVICDQFPTWKYWHVALGTAVFGFSIGTLYCTPGGQFLLSLVDFYAGSFIIFFLATLEVSGIFWVYGLENFLDDVEYMLRKRPSVYWRVCWVIITPLLLAGILIYSVINLKPLTYGDIFYPFTAYVAGWILFAFGALQVPFWMIYIILSKRNLGLSKMLKAAFSPSSEWGPKNPTHKASWREFKETMRKNREKRKCSRVKQFIYVIFCLEHKLV